From the genome of Thiovibrio frasassiensis:
TTCGAAGACCAGTTTTCAGCAAGCGCAGGAACCGCTGGAGCAGGAGCCCCCGCCGCAGCCGCCACCGTCCAGTTTCTTCTCCGAACTCACCGCGAAACCGCCCCCGCCGCCGCAGCCGCAACCCGAGGAGGCTTTGACGAAATCGACCTTGATGGCGCCGGTGGCGGCAAACATCCCGCCATCCACGAGAAAGGTGATGCCGCCTTCCTCAAACACCCGGTCGGAGTCCTTTTTTTCATCCAGGCCAAGACCCAGGCTTACCCCGGCGCAGCCGCTCTGCATGACCACCCGGATGGCCGAGTCGAGATTGTTTTTTGCCAGATGTTCCTTGAGATTGGTGATCGCCGATTGGGTTACTTCAAGCATGGTCTTGCTCCTTGTGTGGGTTGACTGACAATAGAGGTTTCAGACAAACAGCTCGTTGAGAGCCTTATCGCATTTTTCCGCCACCAGCCCGGCAATGGCCTCGCGCCCGAAATCGCCCGTTTTCATCATCTCGCGGGAGGCGTTGAGCAGGCCGGTCCTCAGCTTACGATCCCTGGCCGCTTCCGCCGCCAGAGTGAGCTTGCCCCGCAGGATGAGGGGATCAAGCCCCTCGCTGCTGCCGAGAGGCCCGAGTTTCGCCGCCTGTTCGGTGAAGCGGGTGATGATCTTGACGAAGTTCGGCCCCTCGGCCGCCGAAGCCCATTCGATGAGCAAGCGCTCCCGGCTCACTCCCAGCCGGGCCAACGCCTCATGCACCAGAGCCCCGGAGACCAGGGCGTGGTAGTTGCCGTCCTGATAATGGCACTCGCCGGGATGGCAGCCGCCGACGAAGATGGCGTCGGCGCCGCCGGCCAATCCTTCCAGGGGAAAGGAGGGATCGAGCCTGCCGGAACACATGATCCGGATGACCCGCAGGTTGGGAGGATACTGATAGCGCCCGACCCCGGCCGAATCGGCGGCGGTGTAGCAGCACCAGTTGCAGAGAAAACCTAAAATCTTCGGTTGGTAAACATCACTCATGGTCATGCTCCTTTGCAAAGGCGTGAATCTGGGCCCGGATCCCCTCCAGGGTGAAGCGCCCCATGTCGATGGCCATGGTGGGGCAGCGGGCCGCGCACACCCCGCACCCCTTGCAGGAGGCGGTCAGGATCTGCGCCTTGCGGGGCTTGACCTCCTTGTCGATCTTGATCGCCTTGTAGGGGCAAAATGTTTCGCAGGCTCCGCAGCCGATGCAGAGATCCGGATCGACCTGGGAGACAATGGGCTCCGGGGAGATGGCCCCCTTGGCCAGGGGCTGACAGGCCCGGCCCGCAGCGGCCTGGGCCTGGGCGATGGTCTCGTCCATGGTCTTGGGGCCATGGGCCAGGCCGCAGACATAGACCCCGTCCACCGCCAGATCCACGGGGCGCAGTTTGACGTGCGCCTCCAGATAAAACTTGTCCGCGGTCACCGGCACCTTGAGCATCCGGGCCAGCTCGGACGGGTCCTCCGGCACGATGCCCACCGAGAGAACGACGAGATCCACCTCCCGGGCCACCTCCTGCCCGAGAATCGGGTCGAAGACCTCTACGATGAGCGGGCTGCTCTTGCCGCGCCCGGCCCGGACCCGGGGCGGGTTGTCCGGGTTGTAGCGGGTGAAGAGCACGCCAAGCTCCCGGGCCTTGCGATACTCGTCTTCGAGAAAACCGTAGGCCCGCATGTCCCGGTAGAAAATGGTGATACTCAAAGCCGGATCAAGCGCCTTGAGGCGCAGGCTGTTCTTCAGGGCCTGGCCGCAGCAGACCCGGCTGCAATAGGCAAGATCCTCGCCCCGGGAGCCCACGCACTGGATCATCGCCACCTGCTTGGTCTTGGCGGCAAGCGGTCGGCCCGAAGCGAGCTTTTTTTCCAAGGCCAGCTGGGTCATCACCCGCTCGGAAACCCCGTGCAGGTATTGCTGGGGTGCATACGCTCTGCCGCCGGTGGCGATCACCGCCACCCCGTGATGCAACACCTCGCTGCCGGTCTCCCCGGCGATGGTGGTGGTGAAGTTGCCCACATAGCCGGAGATGCTGGCCACCCTGCTCTTGGTGCGCACGGTGATGCGCGGATGCGCCTGCACCCTGTTGAGCAAGGTTTGCATGGCTTTCCGGGGATCATCGCCAAAGCGATCCGCGCTGAGCAGCAGCGCCCGACCGCCCAAGGTCGCAGCCTCCTCGACCAGGGTGGTGGCGAAACCCTGCTCGCCGATGGCGAGCGCCGCAGTCAGCCCGGCCAAACCGCCCCCGATCACCAGGGCCGCCGGGGTGACCGGCAGCCGCTGTTCCGGCAGGGCGGTAAGGTGGGCCGCCTTGGCGACGGCCATGCGGACCAGATCCTTGGCCTTGTCCGTGGCCTGTTGCGGT
Proteins encoded in this window:
- a CDS encoding IscA/HesB family protein gives rise to the protein MLEVTQSAITNLKEHLAKNNLDSAIRVVMQSGCAGVSLGLGLDEKKDSDRVFEEGGITFLVDGGMFAATGAIKVDFVKASSGCGCGGGGGFAVSSEKKLDGGGCGGGSCSSGSCAC
- a CDS encoding hydrogenase iron-sulfur subunit, whose translation is MSDVYQPKILGFLCNWCCYTAADSAGVGRYQYPPNLRVIRIMCSGRLDPSFPLEGLAGGADAIFVGGCHPGECHYQDGNYHALVSGALVHEALARLGVSRERLLIEWASAAEGPNFVKIITRFTEQAAKLGPLGSSEGLDPLILRGKLTLAAEAARDRKLRTGLLNASREMMKTGDFGREAIAGLVAEKCDKALNELFV